A single window of Vigna unguiculata cultivar IT97K-499-35 chromosome 1, ASM411807v1, whole genome shotgun sequence DNA harbors:
- the LOC114173867 gene encoding ankyrin repeat domain-containing protein 50-like, with product MDRLIKVEPTNTVSIRMEPGQKCHGKITLRNVMYTMPVAFRLQPLIKTRYTVKPQSGIISPLASVTVEILYHLPQGSTLPHSFPHSEDSFLLHSVVVPGATIKEPSSMFESVPSDWFTAKKKQVFIDSGIKIIFVGSLILAQLVHHGSIDEIREALEHSEASWKAVDSVDSNGDTLLHVAISKSRPDLVQLLLEFNADIEAKDRSGMTPLEKACSLGEELTVELLLAHKAATERTETSSLGAIHLSAREGHVEVLRLLLLKGANVDSLTKDGETALHLAVKHGERDFVRMLLANDARTDVRDSREGDTCLHVAAGVGDEEMVKLLLKKGANKDVRNFAGRTAYDVAAENGHAGVFDALGLGDGLCAAARRGEVRNIQRLIEGGAVVNGRDQHGWTALHRACFKGRVEAVRVLLERGSDVDARDEEGYSALHCAVESGHADVAEVLVKKGADVEARTNKGVTALQIAEALGYVGITRVLVSGGAERVGHVAEGEEVVELKRKKKKMGRRRERSIRGSFDRSMPLAVL from the coding sequence ATGGACAGGCTAATAAAAGTAGAACCCACGAACACTGTGTCAATAAGGATGGAGCCAGGCCAAAAATGCCACGGCAAAATCACCTTACGCAATGTTATGTACACGATGCCGGTGGCGTTCAGGCTTCAACCGTTGATCAAAACGCGTTACACTGTGAAGCCTCAATCTGGGATCATATCCCCACTAGCCTCGGTAACCGTAGAAATCCTCTACCATCTCCCACAAGGCTCCACTCTCCCTCACTCCTTCCCTCACTCCGAAGACTCCTTCCTCCTCCACAGCGTCGTGGTTCCCGGCGCCACCATCAAAGAACCCTCCTCCATGTTCGAGTCCGTCCCCTCCGACTGGTTCACGGCCAAGAAGAAACAAGTCTTCATCGACAGCGGCATCAAGATCATCTTCGTCGGCTCGCTCATTCTCGCGCAGCTAGTCCACCACGGCTCCATTGACGAAATCAGAGAAGCTCTCGAACACAGTGAAGCTTCATGGAAAGCCGTTGACTCGGTTGACTCAAACGGCGACACGCTCCTCCACGTGGCGATTTCCAAGAGCAGACCCGACCTTGTTCAATTACTCCTCGAGTTCAACGCAGACATCGAAGCAAAAGATCGTTCCGGCATGACCCCTCTGGAAAAGGCCTGCTCTTTGGGAGAAGAACTAACCGTTGAGCTTCTGTTAGCTCACAAGGCCGCCACGGAGAGAACGGAAACGTCGTCGTTGGGAGCGATTCATTTGTCGGCGAGAGAAGGGCACGTGGAGGTTCTTCGGCTGCTGTTACTCAAAGGCGCGAACGTTGACTCGTTGACCAAGGACGGCGAAACCGCGCTCCACCTTGCAGTGAAGCATGGCGAGAGAGATTTCGTGAGGATGTTGCTGGCGAACGACGCGCGAACCGACGTTCGCGACTCGCGAGAGGGTGACACGTGTCTGCACGTGGCGGCGGGTGTGGGGGACGAGGAGATGGTGAAGCTGTTGCTTAAGAAAGGGGCGAACAAGGACGTGAGGAACTTCGCGGGCAGGACTGCGTACGACGTGGCGGCGGAGAACGGGCATGCGGGCGTGTTCGACGCGCTGGGGCTCGGGGACGGGCTGTGCGCGGCGGCGAGGAGGGGGGAGGTGAGGAACATCCAGCGGCTGATCGAGGGCGGCGCGGTGGTGAACGGAAGGGACCAGCACGGTTGGACGGCGCTGCACAGGGCGTGTTTCAAGGGGAGGGTGGAGGCTGTGAGGGTTTTGTTGGAGAGAGGCAGCGACGTGGACGCGAGGGATGAGGAGGGGTACAGTGCGCTGCACTGTGCCGTGGAGTCCGGGCATGCTGACGTGGCGGAGGTGCTGGTGAAGAAGGGGGCGGATGTTGAGGCGAGGACGAACAAGGGCGTGACGGCGCTGCAGATCGCGGAGGCGTTGGGTTACGTTGGGATTACGAGGGTGCTGGTTAGCGGCGGCGCGGAGAGGGTGGGACACGTGGCAGAGGGAGAAGAAGTTGTGGAgttgaagaggaagaagaagaaaatgggaAGAAGGAGGGAGAGATCGATTCGGGGGAGCTTTGATCGGTCAATGCCTTTGGCTGTGCTCTAG
- the LOC114163546 gene encoding protein SRC1-like, with protein sequence MSGIIHKIGETLHVGGHKKEEEHKGEHHGEHSEYKGEHHGEHKGEYKGEHKPEHHGEEHKEGFVEKIKDKLHGEGGEGEKKKKKEKKKKHEDGHGHDSSSSSDSD encoded by the coding sequence atgTCAGGAATCATTCACAAGATCGGAGAGACCCTTCATGTGGGAGGGCACAAGAAAGAGGAGGAGCACAAAGGGGAGCACCATGGTGAACACAGTGAGTACAAAGGAGAGCATCATGGTGAGCACAAGGGTGAATACAAAGGGGAGCACAAACCCGAGCACCATGGAGAAGAGCACAAAGAAGGGTTCGTAGAGAAGATCAAGGACAAGCTCCACGGTGAAGGTGGTGAGGgcgagaagaagaagaagaaggagaagaagaagaaacatgAAGATGGCCATGGCCATGACAGCAGCAGCAGCAGTGACAGTGATTAG